A genome region from Megalobrama amblycephala isolate DHTTF-2021 linkage group LG16, ASM1881202v1, whole genome shotgun sequence includes the following:
- the LOC125248911 gene encoding olfactory receptor 1-like, whose translation MSLSQNISIVHPEHFFITGLTDSPYSTYFYIFLFIIYFISIIGNSIVILIIALHRSLHSPMYIGVFNLALADIGETNALIPNIMKIFFFDSQYISYNACLASMFFVNFFITVQTYTLVVLAFDRFIAICLPLRYNAIVNNKFMAIVFSVIWAFNTFMNTISTSLITRLSFCKSNVLESWYCDYGRLMRIPCNDSSINMFMAYVIQAFFLVAPPFIIVLSYLGIFIALCKITSWEGRFKALKTCVSHLLVVGSFFLPIICNMIAAPSINARIISGSLSFALPPMLNPIIYVLNTAKIKDLIRKVFNNRSAPIRANISK comes from the coding sequence ATGAGTTTATCCCAGAATATCTCGATTGTTCATCCAGAACACTTTTTCATCACTGGGCTTACAGATTCACCGTACAGCACTTATTTCTATATATTcttatttatcatatattttatttctataattGGGAACTCAATAGTCATTCTCATTATAGCTCTTCACCGGAGCCTGCACAGTCCAATGTACATTGGTGTGTTTAACTTGGCCTTGGCAGATATTGGTGAAACTAATGCACTGATCCCTAACataatgaagatttttttttttgactcacAGTACATCTCATATAATGCTTGTTTGGCAAGCATGTTTTTTGTGAACTTCTTTATTACTGTGCAGACTTACACTCTTGTTGTTCTGGCATTTGATCGTTTCATTGCAATCTGTTTGCCACTAAGATATAATGCCATAGTGAATAATAAGTTCATGGCTATAGTGTTTTCAGTAATATGGGCATTTAACACCTTTATGAACACAATTTCAACATCTCTGATAACCAGACTTTCATTCTGTAAATCCAACGTGTTAGAGAGTTGGTATTGTGACTATGGAAGATTGATGAGGATACCATGCAATGACAGTagcattaatatgtttatggcATATGTCATTCAAGCTTTTTTCCTTGTAGCACCACCGTTCATTATAGTCCTGTCATATCTGGGcatttttattgctttatgtaaaattacatCTTGGGAAGGACGTTTTAAAGCACTGAAGACCTGTGTTTCTCACCTTTTGGTAGTTGGATCATTCTTTCTTCCCATAATATGCAATATGATTGCTGCACCTTCTATCAATGCCAGGATCATCAGCGGATCTCTTTCATTTGCTCTTCCACCAATGCTAAATCCcatcatttatgttttaaacacAGCTAAAATCAAAGACTTAATCCGAAAAGTGTTTAACAACAGATCTGCACCAATTAGagcaaacatttcaaaatga